In Phycisphaerae bacterium, a single window of DNA contains:
- a CDS encoding sulfite exporter TauE/SafE family protein: MADNALVGKSIQAAGVPRRFWLLGLGMAGVLGFLAVHTLYPEWHLLPQATSQYRPATLLAVFLAAFICEYIDSALGMGYGTTLSPMLLMFGFDPHAVVPCVLISELITGVTATLMHHRDGNVDFLRDKNARGTAILLSVLSVVGAVIAVRLANKLSVPGLRLAIATVILATGVFTLATVRRQLRYRKSHIITVGAIAAFNKGLSGGGYGPLVTAGQVVSGLSPKHAVAISSLAESFVCLVAIIASLWLGKDLNWGLALPLAVGAVMSVPLATMTVRWLPEKAMRASVGVMTIVLAIVMLTGGKA, from the coding sequence ATGGCGGACAATGCGCTAGTCGGCAAATCAATCCAAGCGGCGGGGGTGCCTCGGCGTTTTTGGCTTCTCGGGCTCGGCATGGCAGGCGTCTTGGGTTTCCTTGCGGTACATACCTTGTACCCCGAATGGCATCTGCTGCCGCAGGCGACAAGCCAGTACCGTCCGGCGACGCTGCTGGCCGTGTTTCTGGCGGCATTCATTTGCGAGTATATCGATTCGGCCCTCGGCATGGGTTATGGGACGACGCTGAGCCCGATGCTGCTGATGTTCGGTTTTGACCCGCATGCAGTTGTGCCCTGCGTTCTGATCAGCGAACTGATTACCGGCGTGACGGCCACGCTCATGCACCATCGGGACGGCAATGTGGACTTTTTGCGGGACAAGAATGCTCGCGGAACGGCCATCCTGCTTTCTGTTCTGAGTGTTGTGGGAGCGGTGATCGCGGTCCGACTAGCCAACAAGCTTTCTGTTCCAGGGCTGAGGTTGGCGATCGCCACGGTGATCCTGGCGACGGGCGTTTTCACGCTGGCCACGGTTCGGCGGCAGCTTCGTTACCGCAAGAGCCATATTATCACTGTGGGGGCCATTGCGGCGTTCAACAAGGGTCTCAGCGGAGGCGGGTACGGCCCGTTGGTAACGGCGGGGCAGGTCGTCTCGGGGCTGTCTCCAAAGCATGCCGTGGCGATCAGCTCTCTGGCTGAAAGCTTCGTCTGCCTGGTGGCGATCATCGCCTCGCTGTGGCTGGGGAAGGACCTGAATTGGGGTCTGGCTTTGCCTCTGGCCGTCGGAGCGGTGATGTCGGTTCCGTTGGCCACGATGACGGTTCGCTGGTTGCCGGAGAAGGCTATGCGGGCCAGCGTCGGTGTGATGACCATTGTTCTGGCGATTGTCATGCTGACCGGCGGGAAAGCATGA
- a CDS encoding DUF4382 domain-containing protein, with protein sequence MHTFAKRIGIGACSSVCVLAITLGLLLGGSSVGRGFAPRPHRETGTLRVLVKNSPCLAERVGTTRLTVSRIEVRHADNHDAWVVIRDGEQVIDLLQTNEGRPCVLASADLAPGRYSQVRLICPEESIAVKDGHTPDWKKARSRNTPYGTQTAIHLNCDFAVSADDQTAILIDTGLEDALRMIAQDRRTDVEQVAGFRTAPPASPTD encoded by the coding sequence ATGCACACATTCGCAAAGCGTATCGGTATCGGCGCGTGTTCGTCGGTCTGCGTGTTGGCGATCACCCTCGGTCTTCTTCTTGGCGGTTCTTCTGTGGGACGCGGCTTCGCCCCTCGGCCCCACAGGGAAACGGGCACACTTCGGGTGCTTGTCAAAAACAGTCCATGCCTTGCGGAGCGGGTTGGGACAACCAGGCTGACGGTCTCGCGCATCGAGGTCCGACATGCGGACAATCACGATGCCTGGGTCGTCATCCGCGACGGCGAGCAAGTCATCGATCTGCTGCAAACAAACGAAGGACGGCCCTGCGTACTCGCCAGCGCCGACCTGGCCCCAGGGCGGTACAGCCAGGTGCGGCTCATCTGCCCCGAGGAAAGCATTGCCGTCAAAGATGGTCACACGCCTGATTGGAAAAAGGCCCGCTCCCGGAACACGCCCTACGGCACACAAACGGCCATACACCTGAATTGCGATTTTGCGGTCTCCGCTGACGATCAAACCGCCATCCTGATCGACACAGGCTTGGAGGATGCGCTTCGGATGATCGCCCAGGACCGCCGAACCGATGTCGAGCAAGTGGCCGGCTTTCGCACGGCACCGCCCGCGTCACCAACGGACTGA